Proteins found in one Paenibacillus wynnii genomic segment:
- the pdhA gene encoding pyruvate dehydrogenase (acetyl-transferring) E1 component subunit alpha → MSKVPYEVYTEDVEALSVLSPDGEVINKDKMPTLTDDQLKEIMYRMVFTRTWDDRAVNLGRQGRLGFYAPVSGQEATMIGSEFALEKEDFVCPGYRDIPQLVWHGLPLYQAFLYSRGHQHGGQIPDGVNVLMPQIIIGAQILHATGIAMGFKLKKQKSVAITYTGDGGSSEGDFYEGLNFAGRFKLPVIFFVQNNGYAITTPFAKQTAAKSIAHKAIAAGIPGVKVDGMDIFAVIRAVQEAAERGRNGEGATLIEAVTYRFRPHSLSDDASKYRSKEEEGQWNEKDPIARLAKYLEKKGLWTEEDTLRVREEAKATVNEQIKKAEQTEKMTISGLIDTMFEVTPKHLEEQKADFE, encoded by the coding sequence ATGAGTAAAGTTCCTTATGAAGTGTATACAGAGGACGTGGAGGCTCTTTCGGTACTTTCTCCGGATGGAGAAGTTATCAATAAAGATAAAATGCCTACACTTACCGACGATCAATTGAAAGAAATTATGTACCGTATGGTATTTACCCGTACTTGGGATGACCGTGCAGTAAATCTAGGCCGTCAAGGCCGTCTGGGCTTCTATGCACCGGTATCCGGTCAAGAAGCAACAATGATAGGCAGTGAATTTGCTCTAGAGAAAGAAGATTTCGTATGCCCGGGCTATCGTGATATTCCTCAGCTCGTATGGCACGGCCTTCCTTTATACCAAGCATTCTTATATTCTCGTGGACACCAACATGGTGGACAAATACCTGACGGTGTAAACGTATTGATGCCGCAGATCATCATTGGCGCTCAAATTCTACATGCTACGGGTATCGCGATGGGCTTCAAACTTAAAAAACAAAAGAGTGTTGCAATTACTTATACAGGTGACGGAGGTTCCTCCGAAGGAGACTTCTATGAAGGCTTGAACTTTGCAGGCCGCTTCAAACTGCCGGTTATATTCTTTGTACAAAACAACGGTTATGCGATCACCACTCCGTTTGCGAAGCAGACTGCAGCGAAATCGATTGCTCACAAAGCCATTGCAGCCGGTATCCCTGGGGTCAAGGTTGACGGAATGGACATCTTTGCTGTAATCCGCGCTGTACAAGAGGCAGCTGAACGCGGACGTAACGGTGAAGGCGCAACACTGATTGAAGCTGTAACTTACCGTTTCCGTCCACATTCCCTTTCAGACGATGCCAGTAAATATCGCTCTAAGGAAGAAGAAGGACAATGGAATGAGAAGGATCCAATCGCTCGTCTTGCCAAGTATTTGGAGAAGAAAGGCCTTTGGACTGAAGAAGATACACTGCGCGTGAGAGAAGAAGCGAAAGCTACAGTTAACGAGCAGATTAAAAAAGCAGAACAAACCGAAAAAATGACTATTTCAGGATTAATCGATACTATGTTTGAAGTAACACCTAAGCATTTGGAAGAGCAAAAAGCCGATTTTGAATAA
- a CDS encoding alpha/beta hydrolase: MSDPVFLKRTIMKQTLWSEHLQENRKLRIYLPPGYNEILSYPVIYCQDGEEFFNFGRIATLAGRLILEEDIEPFIIVGVEVDVAVRTQEYAPFGNRFRQYLSCFAEEIIPYIEHNYPVRRTPNERIIAGDSLGGSVSLHLALAYPALFHRVISLSGAFYPETQEILAAETDLSWLNINMVVGLQETDFKTDTGVYDFVEMNRETKALLEERGATVCYREKDGKHLWGFWQMELPESLLYFLNQ, encoded by the coding sequence TTGAGTGATCCTGTTTTTCTGAAACGTACAATAATGAAGCAAACCCTTTGGAGCGAGCATTTACAGGAGAACCGGAAGCTCCGTATTTACCTGCCTCCGGGATACAATGAGATTCTCAGCTACCCCGTAATCTATTGCCAGGATGGTGAGGAATTCTTTAATTTCGGCCGTATTGCCACTTTGGCAGGACGTCTAATCCTGGAAGAAGATATCGAGCCGTTCATCATCGTCGGTGTTGAAGTTGATGTCGCCGTGAGAACACAAGAGTATGCTCCATTTGGCAACAGGTTCAGGCAGTATCTGTCTTGCTTTGCCGAAGAGATTATTCCCTACATTGAACACAATTATCCAGTACGCCGGACACCTAATGAACGCATCATTGCAGGAGATTCCCTAGGGGGAAGTGTATCGCTTCATCTAGCGCTCGCTTATCCGGCTCTCTTTCATCGAGTAATCAGTCTCTCCGGTGCATTCTACCCCGAGACTCAGGAAATACTAGCCGCAGAAACAGACCTGTCATGGCTCAATATCAACATGGTCGTCGGACTCCAGGAAACGGACTTCAAGACCGATACAGGCGTTTATGACTTTGTTGAAATGAACAGAGAAACCAAAGCATTGCTCGAAGAACGGGGTGCAACCGTATGCTACCGTGAAAAGGACGGCAAGCATCTTTGGGGATTCTGGCAAATGGAGCTTCCAGAATCACTACTTTACTTCTTAAACCAATAA
- a CDS encoding low molecular weight protein-tyrosine-phosphatase has protein sequence MVKVLFVCLGNICRSPMAEAVLRHKVSEQGLSQEISIDSAGTGDWHVGKVPHEGTRRILDQNGIGYEGIAARLVDSDDFDKFDYIVCMDKSNGSNVRKLSGGEDAELLFFMDLLPEEELREVPDPYFTGNFEQVYNLMDAGCNVLLNNIIREKL, from the coding sequence ATCGTAAAAGTTCTTTTTGTCTGTCTTGGAAATATTTGTCGATCACCTATGGCGGAAGCTGTGTTGCGTCATAAGGTCAGTGAGCAGGGTCTTTCCCAAGAAATTTCAATTGATTCTGCAGGAACTGGAGATTGGCATGTTGGAAAGGTTCCTCATGAAGGTACCCGCCGAATTCTGGATCAGAATGGAATTGGTTATGAGGGAATTGCAGCCCGTTTGGTAGACAGTGATGATTTTGACAAGTTCGATTATATAGTTTGTATGGACAAGTCTAATGGAAGCAATGTTCGTAAGCTGTCCGGCGGGGAAGATGCAGAATTGCTGTTTTTCATGGATCTCTTGCCTGAAGAGGAATTGAGGGAAGTGCCAGACCCTTATTTCACCGGTAACTTTGAGCAGGTTTATAATTTGATGGATGCGGGCTGTAACGTTTTACTTAACAATATCATTAGAGAAAAGCTGTAG
- a CDS encoding dihydrolipoamide acetyltransferase family protein translates to MAKFEYRFPELGEGLHEGEIIKMHIKAGDKVTDDDIVMEVQNDKAVVEVPCPVNGTVLEVFTKDGQVCRVGEVVAIIDAEGDVPEQEAPADAHGSQEADAAKGSADTTTSPAATSPVAAREGGAVAAAVPAPDRDILATPSVRKFAREQNVDISNVNGTGKGGKITREDIEAFMSGGNAPAAAPAVEAATEAPTAAKAAAPATVAAGNVSLEEERVPFKGIRKAIANAMVKSAYTAPHVTIMDEVDVTELVAFRARMKPVAEKKGVKVTYLPFIVKALVAASRQFPALNAMIDEETNEIVYKKYYNIGIATDTDNGLIVPVIKDADRKSIWMIASSISDLALRGREGKLAPNEMKGSTISISNIGSAGGMFFTPIINFPEVAILGTGRITEKPVVKNGEITAAPVMALSLSFDHRIIDGATAQNFMNYIKTLLANPDMLVMEV, encoded by the coding sequence GTGGCAAAATTTGAGTACCGGTTCCCTGAACTGGGCGAAGGCCTGCATGAAGGCGAAATTATCAAAATGCATATTAAGGCCGGCGACAAAGTAACTGATGACGATATAGTTATGGAAGTACAGAATGACAAAGCAGTAGTAGAAGTACCTTGTCCCGTTAATGGTACTGTACTTGAAGTATTTACTAAGGACGGACAAGTGTGCCGTGTCGGTGAAGTTGTAGCGATCATTGATGCAGAAGGTGACGTTCCTGAACAGGAAGCTCCAGCTGATGCTCATGGATCTCAAGAAGCGGATGCAGCAAAAGGTAGTGCAGATACAACAACTTCCCCTGCGGCAACTAGTCCTGTTGCGGCTCGGGAAGGCGGAGCAGTTGCTGCCGCTGTACCAGCTCCAGACCGTGATATTCTGGCTACACCTAGTGTGCGTAAATTTGCCCGCGAGCAAAATGTGGACATCTCTAATGTCAATGGAACCGGCAAGGGTGGCAAGATTACCCGTGAGGATATCGAAGCCTTCATGAGCGGCGGAAACGCTCCGGCAGCAGCACCAGCAGTCGAAGCAGCAACGGAAGCTCCGACAGCAGCGAAAGCGGCAGCTCCAGCAACCGTTGCTGCAGGTAATGTAAGCCTTGAAGAAGAACGCGTGCCCTTCAAAGGTATTCGTAAAGCGATTGCCAACGCAATGGTTAAATCGGCTTACACTGCACCGCATGTAACGATTATGGATGAAGTTGATGTAACTGAGCTGGTAGCATTCCGAGCTCGTATGAAACCTGTCGCTGAGAAAAAAGGCGTGAAGGTAACTTACCTTCCGTTCATCGTCAAAGCACTGGTTGCGGCTTCCCGTCAATTCCCGGCGCTTAACGCTATGATTGATGAAGAGACCAATGAAATTGTATACAAGAAGTATTACAACATAGGTATTGCAACAGATACAGACAACGGCTTGATCGTTCCGGTTATTAAGGATGCTGACCGTAAGAGCATCTGGATGATTGCAAGCAGCATCAGCGACCTCGCACTACGTGGACGCGAAGGTAAACTGGCGCCGAACGAAATGAAAGGCAGCACCATTTCTATTAGTAACATTGGATCTGCTGGCGGCATGTTCTTCACACCAATCATTAACTTCCCGGAAGTGGCTATCCTCGGAACAGGCCGCATTACTGAAAAACCGGTTGTTAAGAACGGTGAGATTACAGCGGCACCTGTTATGGCACTTTCCCTGAGTTTTGATCACCGTATTATTGATGGAGCAACAGCACAGAACTTCATGAATTACATTAAGACGCTGCTTGCTAACCCTGATATGCTAGTTATGGAGGTGTAA
- a CDS encoding alpha-ketoacid dehydrogenase subunit beta, translated as MAQMNMKEAIRDAMRVELNRDPNVLIFGEDVGNVGGVFRVTEGLQKDFGEDRVFDTPLAESAIGGLAVGLGIQGFRPIAEIQFIGFIFEALDQIVIQAARMRWRSGGKYNAPIVFRTPFGGGVKAAELHTDSLEGLIAQSPGIKVVIPSNPYDAKGLLIASIRDNDPVFFMEHLNLYHAFRAEVPEGEYTVELGKANVVREGSDVTIVTYGLMVHTAVKAAEQLEKEGIKVEVIDLRTVSPIDIDTVMESVKKTNRVIVLQEAQKSAGVAAEVIAQINEKGILHLEAPVLRIAGPDTIYPFAQIEDTWLPNPARIIAGVKKVLDF; from the coding sequence ATGGCACAAATGAATATGAAAGAAGCGATCCGCGACGCCATGCGCGTTGAACTGAATCGTGACCCTAACGTCCTTATCTTCGGAGAGGATGTTGGTAATGTAGGTGGTGTTTTCCGTGTTACGGAAGGACTGCAAAAGGATTTTGGAGAAGATCGCGTATTTGATACACCACTTGCGGAGTCTGCTATCGGTGGTTTGGCTGTTGGTCTTGGCATACAGGGCTTCCGTCCAATTGCTGAAATACAGTTCATTGGTTTTATCTTTGAAGCATTAGATCAAATTGTTATTCAGGCGGCACGCATGCGTTGGCGCTCTGGTGGTAAATATAATGCACCAATCGTATTCCGTACTCCATTTGGCGGTGGTGTTAAAGCGGCAGAACTTCACACCGATTCTTTGGAAGGCTTGATTGCTCAGAGCCCTGGTATTAAAGTAGTTATCCCATCCAATCCTTACGATGCTAAAGGACTTCTTATTGCATCCATTCGCGACAATGATCCGGTATTTTTCATGGAGCATTTGAATCTATATCATGCATTCCGTGCAGAAGTGCCGGAAGGTGAGTACACGGTTGAGCTGGGTAAAGCGAATGTAGTTCGTGAAGGTTCAGACGTAACCATCGTAACTTACGGCCTGATGGTACATACTGCTGTCAAAGCGGCCGAACAGCTTGAGAAGGAAGGCATTAAGGTAGAAGTTATTGATCTGCGTACAGTCAGTCCGATTGATATCGATACCGTTATGGAATCCGTGAAGAAGACCAATCGTGTTATCGTTCTACAGGAAGCACAGAAGAGTGCGGGCGTAGCCGCTGAGGTTATCGCACAAATCAACGAAAAAGGCATTCTCCATCTGGAAGCGCCGGTGCTTCGTATTGCAGGTCCTGATACCATATATCCATTTGCACAAATCGAAGATACATGGCTGCCTAACCCTGCACGTATTATTGCAGGCGTGAAGAAAGTTCTGGATTTTTAA
- the lpdA gene encoding dihydrolipoyl dehydrogenase: MVVGDASLDIDTLVIGAGPGGYVAAIRAAQLGQKVLIVDKGVVGGVCLNRGCIPSKALISAAHQYESAQHGEAFGISAENVKVDFSKTQEFKNSVVKKLTGGVAGLLKGNKVEVFTGECMFISDTEARVFNDHESPRYRFKHCIIATGSRPIELKPFPFGGRILSSTEALELPEIPKSMIVIGGGYIGAELGQMYSKFGTKVTIIEGMDTVLPGFDKDMTRLVAKNMAKTGIEIVTNAKAESADQNDKEVTVKYSVGGEAKEVTAEYLLVTVGRRPNTDGELGLDLIGLELDERGLVKVDHQGRTSIPNIFAIGDIVPGLALAHKASYEGKIAAEAIAGHKSVVDYKVIPAVVFTDPECSSVGLTEKEAKDKGYKVKSGKFPFAGNGRALSLNNAEGFIRLVANEENNLVLGAQIVGIEASNLIAELGLAIEMGATLEDIALTIHAHPTLGEIVMEAAELVEGHPIHVLK; encoded by the coding sequence ATGGTAGTGGGAGACGCTTCACTCGATATTGATACATTGGTAATTGGTGCAGGTCCCGGTGGATATGTAGCGGCCATTCGTGCTGCTCAGCTGGGCCAGAAAGTTCTGATCGTAGATAAGGGAGTTGTCGGCGGTGTATGTTTGAACCGCGGCTGTATTCCATCCAAAGCGTTGATTTCTGCAGCGCATCAATATGAATCCGCTCAACACGGCGAAGCTTTCGGTATTTCTGCCGAGAACGTCAAAGTGGATTTCAGCAAAACTCAAGAATTTAAGAACAGCGTTGTCAAGAAATTGACCGGCGGTGTGGCTGGACTCTTGAAAGGTAATAAGGTTGAAGTATTTACCGGTGAATGCATGTTCATCAGTGACACGGAAGCTCGTGTGTTCAATGACCACGAATCTCCGCGTTATCGTTTCAAACACTGCATCATTGCTACAGGTTCCCGCCCGATTGAGCTGAAGCCTTTCCCATTCGGTGGACGTATTCTGTCCTCAACCGAAGCGCTGGAGCTTCCGGAAATTCCGAAGAGCATGATCGTTATCGGCGGTGGATATATCGGTGCTGAGCTTGGTCAAATGTATTCCAAATTCGGTACTAAAGTTACCATCATCGAAGGCATGGACACCGTTCTGCCTGGATTCGATAAGGATATGACTCGTCTGGTTGCCAAGAATATGGCGAAGACAGGCATCGAAATCGTAACCAATGCCAAAGCGGAGAGTGCTGATCAGAATGACAAGGAAGTTACCGTGAAGTACTCTGTTGGCGGCGAAGCCAAAGAAGTTACAGCGGAATACCTGCTTGTTACCGTAGGCCGTCGTCCGAACACGGACGGTGAACTGGGTCTGGATCTGATCGGTCTTGAGCTGGATGAACGCGGTTTGGTTAAGGTTGACCATCAAGGACGTACGAGTATTCCTAACATCTTCGCAATTGGGGATATAGTTCCTGGTCTGGCATTGGCGCATAAAGCTTCCTATGAAGGCAAAATCGCAGCAGAAGCAATCGCAGGACATAAATCCGTTGTTGACTACAAAGTCATCCCGGCTGTTGTGTTCACTGATCCTGAATGCTCCAGCGTTGGCCTGACAGAAAAAGAAGCGAAGGACAAAGGCTACAAAGTGAAGAGCGGCAAATTCCCGTTCGCCGGAAATGGCCGTGCACTTTCTTTGAACAACGCAGAAGGCTTTATCCGACTTGTTGCCAATGAAGAGAACAATCTGGTCCTCGGTGCACAAATCGTCGGTATCGAAGCATCTAACCTTATCGCTGAACTGGGTCTCGCCATTGAAATGGGCGCAACGCTTGAGGATATCGCTTTGACTATCCATGCGCATCCAACCCTTGGTGAAATCGTTATGGAAGCCGCTGAACTGGTTGAAGGTCATCCCATTCATGTATTGAAATAA